A section of the Oryza sativa Japonica Group chromosome 1, ASM3414082v1 genome encodes:
- the LOC4326784 gene encoding psbP domain-containing protein 7, chloroplastic, translating to MAMAAAARHQRHPLSRCGEGRRWRRGEVRCSSPAQEFAALAAVFRRRLVVGATTAAAAAVGANFGGVTSFLLGLSPQLGRSLRLDVLYPVGGFTRCLDSDNGFEFIYPASWVGDQTLLYRGAKRAELQRSLDPPPLANGRSPSRPRNISEPVAAFGPPGSSGELNVSVIVSPVPQDFSIEAFGGPKDVGEVVLRRIAKTKRGADINATLLDAALREDPANNVKYYKLEFRVESPSFRRRNVAVCCAKDGKLYTLNAQAPESAWKAVRKEFLAMADSFSLVADV from the exons ATGgccatggcggccgcggcgaggcaCCAACGCCACCCGCTCTCGCGCtgcggcgaggggcggcggtggcggcgcggggaggtgcggtgctcgtcgccggcgcaggagttcgcggcgctggcggcggtgttccggcggcggctggtggtgggcgccacgacggcggccgcggcggccgtcggGGCGAACTTCGGCGGGGTGACCAGCTTCCTGCTGGGGCTGTCCCCGCAGCTCGGCCGCTCGCTCCGCCTCGACGTGCTCTACCCCGTCGGCGGCTTCACCCGATGCCTCGACTCCGACAATGGATTCG AGTTCATATATCCAGCAAGCTGGGTTGGAGATCAGACATTGCTATACAGAGGAGCGAAGAGAGCAGAACTGCAGAGATCACTAGACCCTCCCCCATTGGCAAATGGGAGGTCCCCATCACGGCCTCGGAACATCAGTGAACCTGTGGCAGCTTTTGGCCCCCCAGGATCCAGTGGGGAGCTCAATGTCAGTGTCATCGTTTCACCTGTCCCACAAGATTTCTC GATCGAGGCTTTTGGTGGCCCTAAAGAtgttggggaggtggttctCAGAAGGATCGCAAAGACAAAGCGGGGCGCAGATATAAACGCCACTCTTCTTGATGCTGCCCTGAGAGAAGATCCAGCGAACAATGTGAAATACTACAAGCTAGAGTTCCGAGTTGAAAGCCCTTCCTTTCGACGACGCAATGTCGCAGTGTGCTGCGCGAAGGATGGGAAACTATACACCCTGAACGCTCAGGCTCCGGAGTCGGCGTGGAAGGC